The genomic DNA ATCATCCATTTTTGCTTTAATTTCTTCACGTACACCTTCTTCAAGTTCAAATCTCGCTTCAAGAATAATGTAATGGTTGTTCGCAAATACACTCTTACGATATCCAAATTCAAATGCTTCTTTCGTCAAAGTACGTAGCTCTCCATCACCTGTCATTACGACAGCTTCTGTTAATACAAACGAAATTTCACCGCCGTATGCACCAGCATTCATATATAATGCTCCGCCAACTGAACCTGGAATACCACAAGCAAACTCAAGACCCGTTAAATTATGATCTAATGCAATGCGTGATACATCAATAATTGCTGCGCCACACTGTGCTACAATCGTCGTTCCTGTTACAGTAACACCTGTAATATGAATTAAACTTACTGTAATCCCGCGAATTCCACCATCTTTAATAATGACATTCGATCCATTTCCTAAAAACGTAACTGGAATATTATATTCGTTCGCATATTTGATAACTTCTTGAATTTCATCATAATTTGTAGGCGCAACGAAAACATCTGCTTTTCCGCCAACTTTAATATGCGTATGATTCTTTAACATTTCATCTTGTTTAACATGTCCTTCAGGCAATACCGTACTTAAATATTTATAAACCTCTTGCATATTCATTTTACGATTCCTCTATTTCTATATTCATTTTATCCCGTTATACGGGCCCATAATATCCCCACGTACATGAAAGAACCTAAAGTGGTGGATACAGTGTACCCAAAATCAATTCGAGACACCTATAAACCTCTTAATTTATAAGAGGTGCCACTCATATTAAAATATATATTGCATAATAAAGCAACCCAAATGGACTACTAAACTTGACATGTCATCAGAAAGACAACAATTTGTAAAATATGTGACTTTTTCAAAACACTATCCCTCAGTATCTTACTATACCATACAAAAAGAAAGTGGTATTTTTTTGTACTTTTTACTTTATTTACATCAATGAAAAAAGAGCACATTCCACAGAATGTGCTCTTTCTATACTCATTAAATTATTTTTCGTTCTCTTCTTTTTCCTTATCAAACCATAATAGCTCATCGTCATCCACTTCACCATTATAATTGATTAAAATTTCTTCTCCCGCTTTTATATCCTTATACGCGAAGAAGTTAAAAGTATGATTCTCGAAGACAATTTCATACGTTGCATTCGGATTATATGCATGATTAAATAACATGCCGTATCCTAACAGGAATGCCGTATGATTTACCCCATACTCAAATGCGTAGTCAGCAAGTAACGTTTTTTCAATGTGTTCATGCTGTTCATTCGGATAAGAGATAACTGGTGCTGAGTGAATCAACTCACCCTTTTTAATATCACGAGTTGCAAATACACCTCTATTAAATTCTCCATCACTAAGTTCAGAAGTCTTAACTTCAATCATATTCGTCACCTATATAATTCTTTCTTTGAAGTATTTTATCCCGCTATTTGCGAGGTTCAACTAATAATCAGTAGGTATTAGTCTCACTTTATCTCCTTAAGCTTGGCAGAAAACGCGCAGAAAAGCAATTAAATTACTATCAAGTATTCATTTAAATGAAAAAAGAGCACACATGGTGTGCCCTTTTCAAGAAATATTACTTTTCTAGAATATCTTCTAGTAACTTCACTTGCTCGCTAACAGTATGTAACGTCTTCACCGATATATCATTTCGATGTTTTTCTTCTTCCACACTCGCTAGCACTTCTTCTGTAGCTGTAGAAGTTTGCTGAATTACGTTAGAAGCATGCGTAACATCCTTTACAATATTCGTCGTTTTAACTTGGAAACTTTCTTGATGAATAACAACCTCTCGCATTACTTTATTAATCGCATCAATAAACTTCCCTAAATCAGTTACGTTTGTTAAAACGCTTGCTAACATTTCGTTACACTCTTCTTGTACTCTTTCTGACTTCTCTACCTGCACTTCTACCTTACTTGCTTGATTACTAAACTCCTTCAAAATCCCCTGAATTCTTCCCGCAGAACGATTTGATTCTTCAGCAAGCTTTAACACTTCACTCGCTACAATAGCAAAACCTTTTCCATGCTCACCTGCCCTCGCAGCTTCAATATTTGCATTTAAAGCTAGCAAACTCGTCTGACTTGAAATATTCGTTATTACATCTACAATTTCATTAATTTGTTTCGATTGCATCATTAAATCTCTAAATATAATTCCAGACTGTGAAACAACATCATTTAAACTTCTCATGTTAGCTTCAAAATTTCTTAAAGTATGTACACTACCTTTTGAAATGTCTAAACTTTCATCCACACGAGCCGATGCAGTTCTTACTTGAGAGATGATTTGTTCAATATTTCCCTCCATATCATTCAATACCTCTACCGAACGATACATCATCTCTGATTGTGATTGCGTACCAACTGCTACCTCTTCAAAGGCAAAATTAATTTCACTCATCGATTCCATCGACGTGTTCATATTTTGCCTTAAATGATTGAAATTACTATCTAGTTTCACAACTGTTTCTTCAATAAGCCTTTGCGTCTCTTCTAGCTCCTGAGCTTTTCTCATTACTTCTTGCTTCTCATCACTTAAATGAAGGAGCAGATTAGAACCGATTTTCGTGACGCCCCACATAGCAATTGTTACAATCGCTAACAAACTTGCAAAATTAGCAGCTTCAGACGAGGCTGTATAAGCAAAAAATTGCTTCGGCCAATAGCTACAAAGAATAAATGTGATCACAACAGCTACCCCGCCAAGAATTAAAATGAGGCGCTCACTTAAGTAAATAAGTGAAACAGCTAATGTAAAATAAACCATTTGAAATACAGCCGGGCTTTCATTAAAAGCTTGTACCATGATGTAAGACATGGTAAGCAACATAAATGTCATGATATATTTATACGCTGATTCCATATTTTTTATAAAAGTAAAAAGCGTTCCAAATGCAACGACCGAAATACCACAAATCCAAAACGCTATTGCTCTCTCTGTAAAAATATATCCATAATACCCAATCGCGATTATCCCAAGGCAGAAACTACAAATCGTTATAAACAGTAATAAATGATTTTTCTGTGATTCTTTCTCAAGGTTAGAAAAACAAGTCCTCTTTAACCACTCCATATGAAGCCCCACCTTCTACTTATACATATCAATTACTTCAGTTTAAATACCGCACTCACTGGGTTATGATCGCTATTTTCAAACT from Bacillus cereus G9842 includes the following:
- the murB gene encoding UDP-N-acetylmuramate dehydrogenase encodes the protein MNMQEVYKYLSTVLPEGHVKQDEMLKNHTHIKVGGKADVFVAPTNYDEIQEVIKYANEYNIPVTFLGNGSNVIIKDGGIRGITVSLIHITGVTVTGTTIVAQCGAAIIDVSRIALDHNLTGLEFACGIPGSVGGALYMNAGAYGGEISFVLTEAVVMTGDGELRTLTKEAFEFGYRKSVFANNHYIILEARFELEEGVREEIKAKMDDLTFKRESKQPLEYPSCGSVFKRPPNNFAGKLIQDSGLQGKRIGGVEVSLKHAGFMVNVDNGTAQDYIDLIHFVQKTVEEKFGVKLEREVRIIGEDKE
- a CDS encoding SET domain-containing protein, with translation MIEVKTSELSDGEFNRGVFATRDIKKGELIHSAPVISYPNEQHEHIEKTLLADYAFEYGVNHTAFLLGYGMLFNHAYNPNATYEIVFENHTFNFFAYKDIKAGEEILINYNGEVDDDELLWFDKEKEENEK
- a CDS encoding DUF4077 domain-containing protein; translation: MEWLKRTCFSNLEKESQKNHLLLFITICSFCLGIIAIGYYGYIFTERAIAFWICGISVVAFGTLFTFIKNMESAYKYIMTFMLLTMSYIMVQAFNESPAVFQMVYFTLAVSLIYLSERLILILGGVAVVITFILCSYWPKQFFAYTASSEAANFASLLAIVTIAMWGVTKIGSNLLLHLSDEKQEVMRKAQELEETQRLIEETVVKLDSNFNHLRQNMNTSMESMSEINFAFEEVAVGTQSQSEMMYRSVEVLNDMEGNIEQIISQVRTASARVDESLDISKGSVHTLRNFEANMRSLNDVVSQSGIIFRDLMMQSKQINEIVDVITNISSQTSLLALNANIEAARAGEHGKGFAIVASEVLKLAEESNRSAGRIQGILKEFSNQASKVEVQVEKSERVQEECNEMLASVLTNVTDLGKFIDAINKVMREVVIHQESFQVKTTNIVKDVTHASNVIQQTSTATEEVLASVEEEKHRNDISVKTLHTVSEQVKLLEDILEK